AGAGCATCCGCAGAGCTGTAATCCCACACCGGCTCAAAAGCCACTCTCCAGCAAGCCCCCGAATTTCCCATAACCTGATCATAGGTTGTCTCTATGCCTCTGGCAGCAAGGGAGACCGTCATAGCCCCTGCCCAGGAGCAATCCATGCTCCGCCCGAAGCCAAGCCGCTGGATGCCTTCCACAATACATTTCTGCTGCGGAGAATCGGCCTGGTACAGGCGGCTGCGGTCTGTGCTGTAGCAGATCCGCTCGCCTTCAGCGCAGCTTACCGCATGAATCCCTTCGGCATTCATATAGACCAGCAGCAGATAATCGTTGCCGTCATTGTCGATCTGGCTTGGGAACAGCTCATGGGTGGCATTGAACTGATTCCAGCGGAAATGCTCGTAATGCTTCATTTTGGCCACGACATTGCGGTTCATCTGATCGTTACCATAGTACGCAGCAATGATTTGCAGCTCCCCGCTAGTCGCGGAATCACCGGCAGAATGGACATCGATGGTGAGCAACTGGCCCTTCAGCACAAAAGTCGAATACACACCGGCAGGTGTCTCATAGGTAACCAGCAGCAGCTTCAGCCGGTCGCTGGTCCAGGTACCAGGGAAAAGATGGTCCCCGGCCATCAGGCTCAGGCGGTCCGAGGCGACATACGGATTCACCAGACGGGTAACCTCCAACTCCTGCTGGCCGTCCGTGCAGATGGCAGAGAGGACCACTAGCTCCTGGGGCAGCAGAATGCTGTCAATCGGGTGGCCCAATGCTGCGGACAGCAGGGGAAGAGTGGCCGTCTCCGGCAGAGATTTCCCGGTTTCCCATTTGGAGACCGCTTGGGCGCTGACCTGTAGCTGTTCAGCTAATTGTTCCTGGGACAAGCCTTTCATTTTGCGGAGGGTGGCAATCCGTTTCCCCACTTTATCGTTATTAATCATGCTTCGTACAACTCCCGTTAATGGATTCCGACGTCGTAAGCTTATTATAATCTCAGCCCCCGGAATAACCCATATATTGGAGTAGGGGGCGGATCGTATGGGAATCAACTGCAGGTTGAGCTATACTTGCCTGCGCTGTTCTAATGCTGATCGTGATAAGTTTATTAAAAAAGCTTGCGCTTCTTCTGAATTCATGATATATTATTTCTTGCGTTGCATTACATCTTTTGCGGTCGTGGCGGAAT
This region of Paenibacillus sp. FSL K6-1096 genomic DNA includes:
- a CDS encoding helix-turn-helix domain-containing protein; translation: MINNDKVGKRIATLRKMKGLSQEQLAEQLQVSAQAVSKWETGKSLPETATLPLLSAALGHPIDSILLPQELVVLSAICTDGQQELEVTRLVNPYVASDRLSLMAGDHLFPGTWTSDRLKLLLVTYETPAGVYSTFVLKGQLLTIDVHSAGDSATSGELQIIAAYYGNDQMNRNVVAKMKHYEHFRWNQFNATHELFPSQIDNDGNDYLLLVYMNAEGIHAVSCAEGERICYSTDRSRLYQADSPQQKCIVEGIQRLGFGRSMDCSWAGAMTVSLAARGIETTYDQVMGNSGACWRVAFEPVWDYSSADALVVYDYSIPACRAYGIDATRLSRLEPQQRAAEKLAILEDIRQGRLPVAINLRVAPEWGVITGYLEDGRVLLCRSYFDDETFAELENDPDFQAHMEASHGYLLVDHWPYRIIRLGEQTAAPSALENLYASLRLKLESMGTEGAAHSSYATGYKALEAWSEGLLDHAWYASADGEAFSRRLSVNHFCMMALADARRSAAAYLRESLPLVDTPREQAALEKMTEIYGEMAGLLDEAYQNLPDPAVLRSSGVSPRDSWTPRQREQQAELLAEVAAMEHRADALARKALKLTLN